A genomic segment from Aegilops tauschii subsp. strangulata cultivar AL8/78 chromosome 1, Aet v6.0, whole genome shotgun sequence encodes:
- the LOC109745971 gene encoding RING-H2 finger protein ATL70: MSTRDPASSGAPHGLFGSSGVGGFGYGLAVSVGILLVVSTIAFAVYLCCARASSMPVADARGIPAPAPPRRGNGDVELGGIDAATLEAYPAVVYREARKPASEEQQAACCAVCLERYADSDVVRVLPDCGHLFHRGCVDPWLRQRPTCPVCRTSPLPSPVPTPLAEVTPLALAR; encoded by the coding sequence ATGAGCACCCGTGACCCGGCTTCGTCCGGCGCCCCGCACGGCCTGTTCGGGTCGAGCGGCGTCGGCGGGTTCGGCTACGGGCTCGCCGTCTCCGTCGGCATCCTCCTCGTCGTCTCCACCATCGCCTTCGCCGTCTACCTCTGCTGCGCCCGCGCCTCGTCCATGCCGGTGGCCGACGCCCGCGGGATtccggcgccggcgccgccccgccgcggcAACGGCGACGTGGAGCTCGGCGGCATCGACGCGGCGACGCTGGAGGCGTACCCGGCGGTGGTCTACAGGGAGGCGAGGAAGCCGGCGTCAGAGGAGCAGCAGGCGGCGTGCTGCGCCGTGTGCCTGGAGAGGTACGCGGACAGCGACGTGGTCCGGGTGCTGCCGGACTGCGGCCACCTGTTCCACCGCGGGTGCGTCGACCCGTGGCTCCGGCAGCGGCCCACGTGCCCGGTGTGCCGGACGTCGCCTCTGCCCAGCCCCGTGCCGACGCCGCTCGCCGAGGTGACGCCGCTGGCGCTGGCGAGGTAA
- the LOC120973432 gene encoding large ribosomal subunit protein uL2m: protein MQKFKTLAKALTGKTVTAGRNSSGRITSFHRGGGSKRSLRDIDLKRNTCSVGIVERIEYDPNRSSRIALLRWIEGVPQKDPAYKAKRAPVNYIIASHQMEPGSMVVNSDSSKPSTTGSLMRPAHNANSILRFQELFRKASQEGEEGTDDQAKDAAVPAAAPLMPADLLDLNSKVGNCMPLSDIRMGTWVHSIELRHGQGAKLVRAAGAYAKVVKESATQCLVRLPSGVEKLIDSRCRATIGIVSNPTHGARKLRKAGHSRWLGRRPVVRGVAMNPVDHPHGGGEGRTKGGRPSVSPWGKPTKAGYRTVPKKPKAQLSRD, encoded by the coding sequence ATGCAGAAGTTCAAGACCTTGGCCAAGGCCTTGACCGGCAAGACCGTCACCGCCGGGAGGAACTCTTCTGGGCGAATCACTTCTTTTCACCGAGGGGGTGGATCCAAGCGATCGCTTAGGGACATTGACCTCAAAAGGAACACTTGCTCGGTTGGCATTGTGGAAAGGATTGAGTATGACCCTAACCGTTCTTCTCGGATCGCTCTTCTCCGATGGATCGAAGGGGTACCACAGAAGGATCCAGCATACAAGGCCAAGCGTGCACCTGTCAATTACATAATAGCCAGCCATCAAATGGAACCGGGCAGCATGGTGGTGAACAGCGACTCCTCCAAACCCTCCACGACCGGCTCCTTGATGCGGCCTGCCCACAATGCCAATTCCATCCTTCGGTTCCAAGAGCTGTTCCGCAAAGCCAGCCAAGAAGGCGAAGAGGGcactgatgatcaagcaaaggaTGCGGCGGTTCCTGCAGCAGCACCGCTCATGCCAGCCGATCTACTGGACCTCAATTCCAAGGTGGGAAACTGCATGCCGTTGTCCGACATCCGCATGGGAACATGGGTGCACAGCATCGAACTGCGTCATGGCCAGGGGGCGAAGCTCGTCCGGGCCGCTGGAGCCTACGCCAAGGTGGTCAAGGAGTCGGCCACGCAGTGCCTTGTGCGGCTGCCGTCGGGCGTCGAGAAGCTGATCGACTCCCGGTGCCGAGCCACCATCGGCATCGTCTCCAACCCCACCCATGGTGCACGGAAGCTGAGGAAGGCGGGGCACAGCCGGTGGCTGGGCAGGCGCCCGGTTGTCCGTGGTGTCGCGATGAACCCGGTGGATCATCCCCATGGAGGAGGCGAGGGGCGCACCAAGGGCGGCAGGCCGTCGGTGTCGCCCTGGGGGAAGCCCACCAAGGCTGGGTATCGGACCGTGCCGAAGAAGCCAAAGGCTCAGCTGTCCCGGGACTGA